The uncultured Carboxylicivirga sp. genomic interval TCCCGAAGTACTATGGTCGTTTGGCCGGGTGGGAAATGTTGCGGTTTCGCCCGATGGTAATACGGTTGTATTTACAGTATCGTATACCAAAATAGACGAAAACAGAACCTATACCGATATTTACACCATGCCTGCAAAAGGTGGCGAGTTTAAGCAGTTAACCTCAACCTACGATAACGAATTTGAGGTAAGCTGGCGTCCTGACGGACAAAAAATTGCCTACTTATCAGCTAAATCGGGCGATGTACAACTGTGGGAGATGAATCCCGATGGGTCAAAACCCACAAAAGTAACCAAAATCAAAGGGGGTATCGAAGGATATAAATACTCGCCTAGCATGAATAAGTTACTTTTTACCCAAAGTGTAAAGCTGGATAAAACCATTCACGATTTATATCCCGATCTTCCTAAAGCTGATGCCCGTATTGAGGATGATTTGATGTATCGCCACTGGGACCACTGGCACGATTACAAATACAGCCACGTATTTTTTATCGATTATGCCAATGGGGCAACAGTTGGTGCTGCCACCGATATTATGGAAGGCGAAAAGTACCACTCTCCGCTTAAACCGTTTGGAGGGATGGAACAAATCACTTTTACTCCCGATGGAAAAAGTATTGCTTATACCTGTAAAAAACTCGAAGGTAAAGCATCAGCTTTCTCAACCAACAGTGATATTTACCTGTATTCGATTAAAGATAAATCGACCCAAAATCTTACCGAAGGCATGATGGGTTACGACATTGCTCCTAAATTCTCGCCCGATGGCAAACTTATGGCATGGGAAAGCATGGAACGCGATGGTTACGAAGCCGACAAAAACCGTTTGTTTGTAATGGATTTGGCTACCGGAACCAAAACCGATTATAGCCAAGAAATCGATTTTAATGTACACGGACTTACCTGGGCTAACGATGGCAAAACCATTTGGTTTACTTCGGAAGATAAAGGATCGAACGAAATTTATAAGTTCAACCTGGCCGATGCTTCCTACACAAAAGTTACCGATGGTATTCACAACTACAACTCTGTTGAGCCAGCCGGCAATAAACTAATTGCCACACGCACATCAATGCAATATCCAACTGAAATTATTTCGGTTGATCCGGCATCGGGCAAAGGAGAAAACATCTCGAAAGTAAACGAGCCTCTTCTTGCTCAATTAAAAATGGGCAAGGTTGAAAAACGATGGATCAAAACCACCGACAACAAAGAGATGCTTACCTGGGTTATTTACCCTCCTAACTTCGATCCTAACAAAAAATATCCAACCTTATTATATTGTCAGGGAGGCCCTCAAAGCATGGTTAGCCAGTTTTGGAGCTTACGTTGGAACTTTCAAATGATGGCTGCTAACGATTATATTATTGTAGCGCCTAACCGCCGAGGCTTACCTGGTTTTGGACAGGAATGGAACGAACAAATCAGTGGCGATTACGGTGGTCAGAACATGAAAGATTACCTTACAGCAATTGATGAAGTTGCCAAAGAACCTTTTGTTGATAACAACCGCTTAGGTGCTGTTGGTGCCAGCTACGGAGGCTTTTCGATTTACTGGTTGGCCGGACACCACAACAAACGCTTTAAAGCTTTTATTGCACACTGTGGTATTTTTAACCTGGAGCAGATGTACAGTATTACCGAGGAGATGTTTTTTGTAAACTGGGATAACAAAGGAAGCTATTGGGATACCAAAAATAAAGCAGCTATGAAAAGTTATGCTAACTCACCTCACAAGTTTGTTCAAAACTGGGATACTCCAATTTTGGTGATCCATGGAGCTAAAGACTTCCGTATTCCTTACACACAAGGAATGGCAGCCTTTAACACAGCCCGTATGTTAGATATACCAGCACGCTTCTTGTATTTTCCCGAAGAAAGTCACTGGGTTTTATCTTGTCAGAACGGCATTTTATGGCAACGCGAGTTCTTCCGCTTTTTGGATGAACAGTTAAAAAAATAAAACGACACAATACATTTTTGATAAGAAAGCAGAGGCCATCACCTCTGCTTTTTTTGTCTTCTCTGCTATCAATTGCTACATCTGCAATACACCACTTTTTTCAACACAAATATTTTTTGATGTTTAATTGAATAATTTTTTATCTTCAAGAAAAATAATTGGCAAGTATTTATATTTTTGCCGAACTTTTTTACCAGTGAAATAAAATCATTTATTAATGTTGTAGCAATAAATTAGATCTGCAAAATGAAGCAATCGTATTTCGAATTGATCGACCAAACTTACTATTTCCCTCAACCAGGTTTTGATATCGAAAACGGGAATTTGTACTTTAATAATGTGTCGCTAAAACACATGATTGACAAGTATGGAACACCTCTTAAAATCTCCTATTTACCGCGAATTGGCGAACAGGTCAAACGGGTTAAAAATCTTTTTAGTAAGTCCATTAAGGCAAATGGTTATAAAGGAAAATACAATTATTGCTACTGTACAAAAAGTAGTCATTTCAGTTTTATTATTAAAGAGGTTTTAAAATACGGTGTAAGTTTAGAAACCTCATCGAGTTACGACTTAGACATTATTTTAAAACTTCACGAAGAAGGACTGATTACCAAAAACATTAAACTGGTTCAGAACGGACATAAAACAGATGGTTATCTTCAAAAGATTGCTCAATTACACAATGCAGGATTCAAAAACCTGATTGTAGTATTAGACAGTCTTCATGAGTTGGATCGTTTGTTACCTCTAATTGAAACAGGCACCATTCAGGTAGGTATTCGTATGGCCATTGACGAAGAGCCACAATCGGCCTATTATACATCACGTATGGGTATACGTCCGGCTGACGTTATGAACTTTTACAAAGAGAAAATTGCCGATAATCCCAAAGTAAAGCTTCGCATGCTTCATTACTTTGTAGATAGCGGTATTAAAGATACACTTTACTACTGGGGCTTATTCCAAAAAGGACTAAACCTGTATGTTGAATTAAAGAAACAATGCGAATCGTTGAGCGCATTCAACATTGGTGGTGGTTTGCCAATTAGAAATAACTTAGGCTTTGAGTACGATTACAATTACATTATTAACGAAATTGTTCGTAACATCAAAGACACCTGTACTTCTGAAGGTATTGACGATCCAGATATCTTCACCGAATTTGGACGTTATACGGTTGGCGAATCAGGTGCCATCATTTTTAAAACACTTGAAGTTAAGCAACAAAACGATGCCGAGCTTTGGTACATCATCGATAATAGTTTGATGACAACCATACCTGATAGCTGGAGTATTTTTGAGAAGTTTATTCTTCTGCCTATCAACAATTGGGACAAAGAATACTCAAAAGTTAACATTGGTGGAATCACCTGCGATCACTCCGATTATTACAATACCGAGGATTTAAACCAACAGGTATTCTTACCAAAAATTAAAAATGCCGATGAAGATCCTTTGTATATGGGATTCTTCCATACAGGTGCATACCAGGATTCAATCAGTGGTTACGGTGGATTAAAACACTGTTTAATTCCGGCACCTAAACATGTGGTGATTGAACGAGACGAAAATGGCTTGCTTCGCGATTATCTGTTCAAAGACGAACAAAAAGTAGAAGACATGCTTCGCATATTAGGATTTTTAGATAAGTAACCCGCTTGGGTTACTTTTTTTTGCAATAAAGATGCGATTCCCAACCATAAGAACCGCATCTAAGCAACTAAACCTAAACCTATTTATAAACCTATATTTCTTTATACTTTAAAGCCACATTTGGATAATCAGTAATCAAACCATCCACTTTCCAGCTTAAAAGGCGTTTCATATCTGTTGAATCATTCACGGTCCAGGGTACCACTTTAATTCCTTCTTGTTTCATTAAGCCAATCTCATTCTGGCTCAAAAGCACAAACCAGGGGCTGTAAACATCAGGTTTGAAACTTAACTTACTAAGATTAGCCTCTGCACTCCCCGATTCAACCAAAGCCGCCAGTTTAAATTCGGGATATTGCTGATGCATTTGTTCCAGAATTCTAAAATCAAAACTTTGCACAAGCACCCTATTCAACGGTACATATTGCTTTATAACAGATGTTACTAGTCTGCAGTATTCTTCTGGTACGGGATGAAAAAGATTGTCTCCGCGAGGATCACTCTTTATTTCAATATTATAACAAATACTATCACCACGGCCTTTCATGTAGTTTTCGCAATAAGTCAATACATCTTTTAGCAAGGGCTTATGTACCTCCATTTTTTTCTGATCCGGAAAATTAGGATTACCCAAACTACCACAGTCGAACAATTGAGTTTCGGCGTAAGTCATATGGTAAATGGCATAACGCATCGAATCTTTTGCTTCAATGGGTTTCCCCACTGAATCGAGACAAATATGATAATTAAACCACGGATCGTGCGAAACCAACACCAAGCTATCTTTAGTAATTACCACATCCATTTCTAAGGTATTAACACCTAAATCCATTGCTTTTTTAAAAGCAGGTAAGGTATTTTCAGGCATTAGTCCGCGAGTACCTCTATGCCCTTCTAAATCGAAGTTATATAAAGATTGCTTTTCTTTTTGATGCCCTGTTTTTGATTTACTATTACATGATGCCAACACAAATAGGGCAAGTACAAACGATATAATTTTCATTGTTTAAATATTAGATTTTGATTGATAAACTCTGTTGTACGATTGTATACAGCCTGCCAGTCATTCGAGCGAAGGTCACAACCAATAACATGATTACCTGCTAAAGGAAAAGCAAATTGCTGCTTTTTATTCTTAGGCGTCCCCAACGAATTAAACATCTCCTTCATTGCTTTAACCGATACGGTATGATCCTGATGTTCTTCGTCTTTATAATAATATCCCAGAAATACCGGACAGGTTACTTGTTTAAAATAGTTGGGATTCATGTAATCATCAATCATATGAATTAACGAAACATACCCGTTTATGTGATAAGTATCTGACCAAAAGCGGGCCACCTCACCTATCCTATTGGTATGTTGTGTCCATCCGGCATTCTTCAGCAGAAAAAGAAAAGACCCCAATGCAGAAGTTACCACACGAGCCGATGAATCGTACAAATCGATAAAAGGTGAATAAAGGATCAAACCTTTAATATCTTTATTTTGCGCAGCCAACATTAAAGCCAGACTACCTCCGGTTGAAGTTCCAACAATTATAACCTCATCGCCTAACCTGCGGGCAATATCCAAAGCTTCATATGCCGTTTGAACGTAGTTATCTTCAGTAAGTCCTTCAAAGGCATTGATACGACTAATACCATGTTCGCTTAAACGCGACATATATACATTCGCATTATATTTTTTGGATAATAACGACATAATGGGTTCACCCTCCCGACTGGAAGCTCCAAAACCATGCAAATACAAAAACACCGTAGAAGTAGTATATCCGGCTCCTTTTTTGCTCCATATTATATGAGCTTCATTAGCTGGTTTCAGACCATCTACCATCTTTTCTGCATGAGTAATTGAATCTTCTAATACAAGCAAGTCAGACTTGAAAAACGGTTGGTGCTGAGCATTGAGTTGCTTTGAAACAAGTATCAAAACAACCCCAATGATCAAACATCTTTTGTTATTTGCTTTCATTTATCAGCAATCAGATCTTAGTATTAGATGATTAAAATTTAACAACTAATTGAGTACCATAAAAACGAGGAGGACCAGCTATATAGGTTGGTATTCCAAATGTTTTTCCTGTATTTCCGGCATCAATCACATATTCTTCATCTAATGCATTATTCATGTAGAATGATAAATCGGCACGCTTCTTATATTTCAGTCCAACCTTAAAATTTAGCAAACCATATCCTTCCTGATAGCAAGTAGGATCGTTATCTTCTTCGAAATACACACCTGATTTATAAGAATAAGAGGGGCGGAAGTAGGCTTCCATATCAGCTATTAGATCGGCCATGGCATTAATACCTGCCGAATAAGAATTTTTAGGTGTCAGG includes:
- a CDS encoding arginine decarboxylase; translated protein: MKQSYFELIDQTYYFPQPGFDIENGNLYFNNVSLKHMIDKYGTPLKISYLPRIGEQVKRVKNLFSKSIKANGYKGKYNYCYCTKSSHFSFIIKEVLKYGVSLETSSSYDLDIILKLHEEGLITKNIKLVQNGHKTDGYLQKIAQLHNAGFKNLIVVLDSLHELDRLLPLIETGTIQVGIRMAIDEEPQSAYYTSRMGIRPADVMNFYKEKIADNPKVKLRMLHYFVDSGIKDTLYYWGLFQKGLNLYVELKKQCESLSAFNIGGGLPIRNNLGFEYDYNYIINEIVRNIKDTCTSEGIDDPDIFTEFGRYTVGESGAIIFKTLEVKQQNDAELWYIIDNSLMTTIPDSWSIFEKFILLPINNWDKEYSKVNIGGITCDHSDYYNTEDLNQQVFLPKIKNADEDPLYMGFFHTGAYQDSISGYGGLKHCLIPAPKHVVIERDENGLLRDYLFKDEQKVEDMLRILGFLDK
- a CDS encoding glycerophosphodiester phosphodiesterase family protein produces the protein MKIISFVLALFVLASCNSKSKTGHQKEKQSLYNFDLEGHRGTRGLMPENTLPAFKKAMDLGVNTLEMDVVITKDSLVLVSHDPWFNYHICLDSVGKPIEAKDSMRYAIYHMTYAETQLFDCGSLGNPNFPDQKKMEVHKPLLKDVLTYCENYMKGRGDSICYNIEIKSDPRGDNLFHPVPEEYCRLVTSVIKQYVPLNRVLVQSFDFRILEQMHQQYPEFKLAALVESGSAEANLSKLSFKPDVYSPWFVLLSQNEIGLMKQEGIKVVPWTVNDSTDMKRLLSWKVDGLITDYPNVALKYKEI
- a CDS encoding alpha/beta hydrolase, which gives rise to MKANNKRCLIIGVVLILVSKQLNAQHQPFFKSDLLVLEDSITHAEKMVDGLKPANEAHIIWSKKGAGYTTSTVFLYLHGFGASSREGEPIMSLLSKKYNANVYMSRLSEHGISRINAFEGLTEDNYVQTAYEALDIARRLGDEVIIVGTSTGGSLALMLAAQNKDIKGLILYSPFIDLYDSSARVVTSALGSFLFLLKNAGWTQHTNRIGEVARFWSDTYHINGYVSLIHMIDDYMNPNYFKQVTCPVFLGYYYKDEEHQDHTVSVKAMKEMFNSLGTPKNKKQQFAFPLAGNHVIGCDLRSNDWQAVYNRTTEFINQNLIFKQ
- a CDS encoding S9 family peptidase, which codes for MKKYTFFLGILGLLSACTGSKKPEKPTFTNRDLKVESEIMTPEVLWSFGRVGNVAVSPDGNTVVFTVSYTKIDENRTYTDIYTMPAKGGEFKQLTSTYDNEFEVSWRPDGQKIAYLSAKSGDVQLWEMNPDGSKPTKVTKIKGGIEGYKYSPSMNKLLFTQSVKLDKTIHDLYPDLPKADARIEDDLMYRHWDHWHDYKYSHVFFIDYANGATVGAATDIMEGEKYHSPLKPFGGMEQITFTPDGKSIAYTCKKLEGKASAFSTNSDIYLYSIKDKSTQNLTEGMMGYDIAPKFSPDGKLMAWESMERDGYEADKNRLFVMDLATGTKTDYSQEIDFNVHGLTWANDGKTIWFTSEDKGSNEIYKFNLADASYTKVTDGIHNYNSVEPAGNKLIATRTSMQYPTEIISVDPASGKGENISKVNEPLLAQLKMGKVEKRWIKTTDNKEMLTWVIYPPNFDPNKKYPTLLYCQGGPQSMVSQFWSLRWNFQMMAANDYIIVAPNRRGLPGFGQEWNEQISGDYGGQNMKDYLTAIDEVAKEPFVDNNRLGAVGASYGGFSIYWLAGHHNKRFKAFIAHCGIFNLEQMYSITEEMFFVNWDNKGSYWDTKNKAAMKSYANSPHKFVQNWDTPILVIHGAKDFRIPYTQGMAAFNTARMLDIPARFLYFPEESHWVLSCQNGILWQREFFRFLDEQLKK